The genome window CTCAACCCTAgcaacagacttatcagcttcaatgttgtctcactgttcaccaaagttccaatGAAAGGCACACTCGCGCTCAtcggccagatttttccagatgacataacggctttgtttcaacactgccgaacaaccagctacttccaatggggcaatgattactatgagcagacagatggagtagccatgggaagccccctcagcccggtgatagccaatttttacgtGGAACAtgttgagaaacaagccctcgaaacagcacccagaaaacctgcaacttggttctgatttgtggatgacacttttacaatctggagccatggcaaggaggaactgctgaattttctggaccaccttaataGCATCCAACCAAatatccaatttaccatggaaactgaaaaagaaggaaaactgccttttttaagatgtcttggtctttcgcagacccaaccatcaactgggccacactgtatacagaaaaccaacacgcGCAGACTGGTACCTACATAAAAAGTCCAACCACCATCCGCAACAGAAaaagggtataatcaaaactgtgacagatcatgcaaaatggATTTGTAAACCTTACCTCCGCCCTGATGAAATCattcatctagactgggctctgcaggctaatggctactccacaacagaaatcagaagagctttaagaccaagagaaacccagaggactgaggagaaacagccaaccacaggaaaaatatttctaccgtacatcaagggaatcacagatcaaatagggaaaccaGTGAAAAAGCATAGCCTGCAacccatcttcaaacctaccaggaaaatacagcagatgctacgctcagcaaaggacaagagagatcccctcacttctgcaggagtctatcgcataccctgcagctgtggaaaggtctacataggaaccacaaaacacagcattcagactcgtttaaggagcacgaaagacactgtcagctcaactatcctgaaaaatctgcagttgcagaacatgtctcaaacaaaactggacatagcagttttgacaatacactggacataacattttatttgaaaacactgaaattctggacaatttagaAGGTTACTTGtaagactgcacagggaggtcattgaaatttacaaacaccaagacatcaccgtgatcgaggacaagaaagtgaccatcatcgacatagcagtacctggtgatagcattgaaaaagaacatgaaaaggtcactagataccataatttgaaaatcaagcttcagcatctatggcacacaccagctgaggtcgtcccagtggtaatcggcatgctgggcgctaTCCCGAAATCACTAGGGCAGCAGTTggaacatctttgaattgacaaaattaacatctgtcaaattcagaaggcagccctgctgggatccgcacaaatactatgccgatacattacaacttcctaggcctctgggtgaggcttgaattgtaatgaaaggccaacaaccagctaaagatctgtcaGCTgtgaaatcatcatcatcaacaacaacaacaacaacaacaacggttaaagggaataaaaataaaattctttcgTAAGTTCATTAATTCTTATATCCATAGTAatgaggcatttttaaaaattcttctgcaCATAGATGGTAAATCCTTACATACAGTGTAATTCTGAATAATGCATCATTGCTCGAGTATTATCTAGTCACATAAAATTCTTAATTCAGTGAACATACAGAGTCTACACCAGAATTGCAcacttaattgttttttttaatgagaaaagcTTGGAAATATACTGAATAAAACACAAAattaccaatttttttaaaaatggcaagttAATATTATTAATGGGCTTGTCACTGAATTGGGGATATGTTGACTTCTTTACATACACTGTGAGTAACATAAATTTGTTGAAGTGTTGTTGACTGTAAACAGGACGAAAGGCAGTATAGTGCAGAttatacttaaaatatttaaatacattgTAGATTAAGTGCGCTTGGTACATCACTTTCTGCAGACTTTCAAGTTTAACcttaaaacatttgttttgtgCTACTTTCTGCAtaaactaatttttctcctcaTCAACTTTGTCTCATGACTAATATTGCAGTTTCTTATTCTAAGCTCTTGAGCAGATATTGTCCTCTGTATGGCAAATACAAATGCAAAATGTAAATGCAAAATGTAAATGATGGCGGAAGCTATtgctattttaaattattttcaataTTTGTTTGTCATagatacatatatatttatatattgctgTGTCGTCAAGCACATATTAATAATGTAATGcctatttcattattattatatattatatatataaagtgcaGTCTACATCCTTAAAGGAAGTGATTACTTTTCTACTTGATTTATTAGGATTTGATTGTGTATTTTGCATGCAGTATAAATGTTTGTAGCTGTACATTTTTAACAGTGAGTTATTGGTACATGTCACAGATACAAATTGCCATTGAACTAGTGATTTAATCCAATGGTGCCCTTGTGTAAGGAAATTCCTGCACTGTATCCCATGCTATTATGTTTAGATCAGACAAGCTAAATGCAAACAAAGTTgttcttatattttatttagtTATATAGTTGAAAAACTGTGATTGGATTGTTATAATGGGTTGGTTTAAGGACCGGTAGTGAAGCACCATTCACAGAACTAATCTTTCCTGCTTTTCCCTTCTTACTGTGGTACTTTCTAAAATGTGACTCATGAGGATTTGTGGATCCTTAGAAATAATGTGGAGTCCTGTTTGGAATTTTTCAGTGTGGGGGAGAGCATCAGGAAAAATTATTCCTTCTCTGtgtctcttcttctctttgcatAAGATAACATACGATctaactaggcttggagatttgggtgtgccAAATCCCGGATTTGGCCCGGATCTGGGTgcattcaggcatatttgggccaaaatcggcctgaatatgtcctgcccgaatatgaactaATCTGAATTAAAGCATTTGggctttttgttgtattttttctttGGCGTTTTGGCCTTAATGGTACATATTTTTagagctagcggcaccaaaattccagggtcttATCCAGAGACTGTCCGGATGATGTtgcccaagtttagtgaagttcggtccaggggtccaaaattacagacccccaaaagggatgcttcatcctctattgtttccaatcggagctaACAGGACAtggggctatccctttgagggtctattactttggaccccctgaaccaaacttcaccaaactcaggtaatatcatcaggactgtctccagatgagaccctgaaattttggtaccactagttttaaaaatgtacctCTGACAGGCACCCAAAAACATTTggccagattctctgctctgcagtgctttggctccattgtagccaatggggaatttctgagtatataagcagtctgcacattttagaagatagaggcaccagactttcaaaatggctccaggaggccctcctgataacagcatccaggcttggtgaactttgtttctggAGGTTCgattttatgggcctccaaaaggtttattttatttccttctcctacacataaagcctctcagaactctctcaacttgccccccctgcccccagaagcaaagttcacccagactggatgctattaccaggagggcctcctggagccaccttgaaagtctgatgcctctattttcaaaaatgtgcaccctgcacagaaattccccattgggtacaatggtgctaaggcactgcagagcagagaatcttgggcaatttcttggagtgcctgtcaaggctgcatttttaaagctagtggcaccaaaattttatggtctcatccggagactgtcctgatgataccacccaagtttagtgaagtttggttctgggggtcaaaagttatggactctcaaagggacagcccccatctcctgttagctcccattggaaacaatggagatggggcaccccctttgggggtccaaagccccggaccaaaattcaccaaacttaggtggtatcatcaggagaatcttcggatgataccctgacattttggtgccgctatctttaaaaatgcacccctcaaGACCTAAAcacgaaaaaacactaaaaaatacccaaaaaatcagacggacccgaatttttcgctaatatgttatttgtcttattcgggcatacagataattttatgcctgaataaatccaaatccgaattttaccgaatttctagggtattgaccaagtctCGATCTAACCTAATATTTAAAGTACCTTCATAGTCATGTTACATGGTTTGAAGAGttgagatcttttttttttttttggtattcagCTTTGACATAGAAATATTGAAGTTGCTTCATTGAGCAGAATATATTGATCTATTTCAGCTGCCTTTAAACAAATCATATTCCCAAATGTTGCAGTTTACTTTTTATGTAGGTATTATATTTGATATGCTACTTCTGCATATTTTGATCACTTAATATAAGTAGGTATCAAAATAGTCTTCATCCCTGCCTCCGTGCTCTTGATCCTGGTCTTCATAGTTTTCTTCTGCTTCATCATATTCTTCTGGAGTCAGATATCTTCGGAACACTGGAGTCCTCAGCTGAGTTTGTTGGTTGGAACTAATTTTTTGTTCACCATAATAAATAGTTCGTATGTGAGGAAAGCAGAAGAAGGCATATGTACTTATTGGTGCTGTGAGTTTGTTTTGGTCCACTCGGATATAAGTCAAATGGTTGAGGCTCAGTGGATTCATAGAGGGACACATTAAAGTAATATTTAtaactgtaaaaaaacaaacaaaaatagttaaaatattaacataacaattcaaatctatattttaatgaaataatattttcaatTGCTAAAGTCTGTGGTAGTGCAGTTAAACCTGTTTCTCAACAACATATGAAACAATCCCTTTATGTTccgtttattttttaaaaaaattgatgccACCTTTCTccaaacataggccgtttccgcatggcctttttatggcgccctggggacgggaaagcgCCCGTCCCCAAGGAAtacattcgcacaggcggcgctgctgcaacgcagcagcgccgacctgactgcgctccccctcccccagggcggcgtcaggctgccctaaaaaacaacccttttaagggttgtttttgccgcaacagcgtgttcccagcggcgtggtgcgaaccgcaccaccgggaacacgctgtttcccttccccgtcccactcaccttgtcccgtgtcGACCgacctgctggcctctgcagcccctccctcactgtcctccctgacccctggaggttggagggcggCGTGAAGCCCCGAATTCAGAAACCaacaggccgacgacggggacaaggtgagtgggacggggaagggggcagaggcggctccatgcggagccgcctgtcctccgccggcctcccctgaggccgcacgcacgcttgcgtgcgaacggcctctgcccccacaccggcagaattcttgccggcgtgggggcgcctcgggggccgtgcggaaacggccataggcaACTTACAAACTACTAATAAAGCAGTAAAGTAATGCATTGACAttattaacaatttaaaacacctAATAAAACTGAAGATAGACTAGAATCACAGCAGCAGGAACAGCACAATAGTCAAATTACCATGAGAAAGGTAAGAACAGGAAAacatgcaggggaaggggaggagatgtgAAGAATACAAAAACTCAGGTAAATATATCCAACTTTGCCTGGTACATAAAGCACAACAGAAAAGGCACATAGTCTCCTGGTTTCTGGGAGctcaaaccatggtttgcaatATCATCTGAAGCAGAGATaaacccttttaagtccattgatttctgATGATTTAGTCAAGTGTAACTCAACTTACAGTGGTATTTCAGTGTTCTCAACTATATTTAATGCCAGCCAAGATTTGTCATGATGTCTGGATTGAACAAATATGGAGATATGAGAAAGTTTAGAGTAAGGCATGTTATTATGACCTTATTACTTTTGAGAAGGTGGCTGAAACTCATAGAATAAATTATGTGGCTTGTTGCCTTCCAGTTTCTATGCTGTGCTATTAGCTGCTAGTTTATTATCTAGATTACTTATGCAATGATGGAAAACCACATGGCAAAGGTGCTCTAATCATTAGTACAGCCATGGAATGATAATTTCTAGCCAATGCCAATAGGATCTCTAACATGTAGGCCAGTCTTTTTAATGAGAGTTCAAGAGGACAAATGTTGTTTATAGCTTTGCATGTAGCATAGGAGAATGTAGTATATTATCCTTTTTGATGTATATTATACCTTTTATGCACATACACAATTACCTTTAGACTTTTGCATAAAATAAGTCAGATTGTGTCCTGGTTTACACACATCAGCAACCGCTAATAACATAGAACATCTCTGTATGcgtgtttgcaaaattaaattggATACTTTATTTTCAAAATTAGATTGGATACTTATATAAGCTACATAACTTTCCCAACATTCTTCACTAAAAGAAAGGTGAATTATTTTGGTTTatcctgattttatttttaaataatgtttaatattttcatgtttgtacatcttctgttttgtatttgtttaaaataattaaaacaatcatatCACACTTCTTTTTGTTCAAAGTGCTGAATGActtacaaaacatcaataaagcattgaaatcaatggaatagTTAAACTCTGTTTTAAAATAGCTGAAAGGCTCCAGTTCAATCTGACTATGGCTTTTTGTGCACTTCTGCAGTGCGGCTGGGTGCCTTGCTGTAGGGTttcccctgtggctctccatttGAGAAGGAGCCTCCTGCTGCAAGGTTTCTTCCTCCCTGACTGGCATTTTGCCTGCCCGCCTGTTCCTGCTCACCTCATTTGGGAGGTCACAAAACCCAGAAGAAGAGTGGCACTTTCTAATTATTTTATTAGctttgcagggaaagggaagctATTGGAAAAATTGCACTTTGCCAGCATTTTAAAACCATGCAGCATCTCTGATTTGTGTTGCAGTGGCTTTGAGAGAAGCTAAGAAGAATGTGTAAATGAAGGTCTATGGTGAAGGAAAGATAGATTAGTTGTGAGGCAGAATGCAAATGCGTAAATGGCCCATGTTTGTAACGCCCACATATGAGGGATTCTTGAATGACTAATTAGCAGCATGAGATGCCTTACCAGAAATAATAGGTCTACACACATTATTGCCCATATCCATATCTAGGCCCGTATTCACTTCACTATGCAAGTTACTTGGACTGTGACCTAAACAATGAATAGATTTGCATTTCTGTCGAAAGTTCAATTAAGAGTCTCAAGGCATCTACTAAAAATAGCTGTTTCTTCTCAGAGCTGTCCTGAGACTTTCTGAGAAGTTGGAGGACTCAGACAAGAAGAGGCATATACTGATCCAAAGCtatgtgaacttttaaaaatcagcactGGTAGAAATCTAGACGTTTACGAGCTTCTAGTGTAATTGATATCTTTGTTTATGTGTGAGATGACTTCACATATCTTGTTGTAGCTGCTTTTTCTGaactataagcataagcataagcattttattgtcattgtgcacgcacaacgaaatttacagcagcagtcctcgatgcacacaatttcagactcatacatcatcctcactttccccttcctccacccatccctacacagccccaaatacatcaatatgaagcagcggagtttagcatagccacagctctagagtagaagctgtctctaagcctctttgtcctagttctgagggccctgccCTATTCCAAAGGAGCAAATTTCAGTAGTCAGTCTTGAGTTTACAAATGTATTGGGTATCTTGGTCATATCCTTTTCATTTAAGAGAGGATGCATAGCCACATGTATCAACTGAAAATGAAACTTGTTTTTTAAGTACAGAGATGGGTACCAGTTCTGACCCCTTGCTAACATCTCTTGCTGCTGGATTTAACTTCATATTATTAGCCTTCAATCACTTTACCACATTCCCCAAATACCTGTTCATAACAGAAATTACAGTTCTTGGGTGCTTAGTTAAAAGATGCTCCTTTCTTCCAAAAAGCTCAGGAATGTATACATAGTTTTTCAGTACcagttttctttttgcaataATTTCTTTAGTAGGTTAGTTTGAGAAAGGGTGTATGATTGATCTAAAcctacccagtgagcttcatgaccaAGTAAAGATTTGAATCTGTGCCTCCTGGGTCTCTGTCTTTCATTCTAACTCAGATTGCTTAGGATTACACACATAGTCCTTTCTTTTCCGTTTTATGACACTGCTCACTACCATttctcaaaatttaaaaaatgtccatGAGCAGGATTGGGGACACTGCTCTAACTGATGTGCTACACTAGCTTTTATCCAGCTGTTATAAAAATCACAGGAACAGAGCAAAGTACGGAGTCAAGTATTCCAGATTCGTGTATCTTATTAAAAAGAAGCTTTGGATTTTGCTTCTTACTGGAATTTTAAGCCACGGTGttttccaatctatatttttCTACCAGACTTAATTTCCAACTTCAAACAGCTTAGTTGAAAGAATTTACATAAGTTCTCATCAAAATAAATTTCATGTCTTTTGGTTTTCCATGTTCTAGTTAAGGTTTTTCATCATTGTTCTAATACTGTATATTGATTCATTTATCACCTTGTTTTTACAGGCTCTTACTAATAATGCATTATGTTACTGTATTTGATCATTTGGTGTATTTGTATTCTGGAATCCAGTGCGTCCAGTTTCAATTTCAGTGTATACTTTTTAACTGTAAGTAACTCAATGGGGAAGTATTTTAGAAGATTTATGTTTAAATCTCTTCTGATTACCAAATTATGAAGTGACTTGCAAGCTGCTTAAAATGTTCTAATACTGTATACTATTCTACAGTATACTACAGTATACTGTTCTAATACTATCAAATAGCTAATACAAAAATCAAAGGTTATTGAGTAAATGCAGGGAATTATGAAGATACTTTCTTCTCACTCCTGTTCCCCTTTGCTATCAAGTGTAATTCATAATCTTAGGGTATTTAAAGAACTATCAAAACTCCTATTAAACATTCCAACAACtaggtttttttcaaaaaacaccccTATGTAGACAATGAATATTTTAAAGTCATTAACCAACCTTCCATGTCATTATCTTCTAAGTATATATGCTGCAGGCTTCTTGGAATATAGAATATTTGCTGTAGTTTATTGTGCCCAAGGTTGAGTTCTACAAGATTAGTCAGGTTGAAAACATTATATGGAACTTCATGCAAATTGTTGTATGACATTCTTAGAGCAATAAGTTTTGGAAGCTCCTGGAAATAATTATTGGGAATGAAGGAAATTGAATTATTTTCAAGGGCAAGATACATAAGTGAAAATGGTAACTCAGGAGGCATATATTGTAGTTTGTTGCTGCAGAGGTTGAGCTGCATTAGGCTTTGCATACTTgaaaagtgttttccttttatttcagaATCAATGAGATTGTTGTTACAGAGGTCAAGCATAGTCACATTTTCCAAACCTTTCAGGGCTTGTGCAGATATCCTGGATATTTTATTGAAACCAAGGATCAGACGTTCTAAGCCTCTGGGCAGAGGAAATGGAATTTCTTCTAACAGATTGTGTTCTAGGTGGAGTTCTACTAAGtttgaaagtttggcaaagataCCACTATCAATCATAATAGACTTAATATTGTTGTGGCCAAGGTTAATTTCTCTCAAGGCGGTGGCATTTTCAAAGGATTTCAGAAGGACAGCTTCAATTTCATTATACTGCAGATACAGCTGTTGAATGTGTGAAGGGATACTTGGTATTGTCCGGAGATTACGATGATCACAATACATTGACCTTGGGAAAGTAGGTGGGCAGAAGCATTCTTTGGCACACTCAGCAGATATCTCTGGGTAAGGAACAGCAAATTCTACACTAGGATTAAGACGAAAAACAGATGGATATTCATTATCCAGTACATCCTCAAATTCATCCTCAAATTCATTGACATCATATTGACATAACACCAAGGCTCCAAAGACAAGAGAGAGAGTTAACAGTGGACTTAGGATTCCCATGTTCAAGGTCTGTTGTGGTAGCCTGTGGAAAGATTAAAATAAGATGGAGTATGTGCATAATAAAATTGTGGTACAAGAAATACCAAGATTTGTGTAACTGGCAAGGAGTACTCTTAATGTTTGGACTATGGATTAACATAATCATAATGtttggagacttttttttaaaagttactttgaCAGATTTTGAGACCAAACTCTTGTTAGTGTATAGGTTGAATGTCAGCCTTTTCATAAATTATTCTATATTAATTTAGGAAGAATGGCTTTTCCTCTCTCAGCATGTCATCCCCCCTTCCCCGCAAATCCTCCTCTAGGGAATCTGTAATTTGAGCCACCCTATCTGTGTTCTCTTGCTTTTTGTCCTGTACAATCCGTCTATACTCTCTGGGTTTAACCCTGTAAAGCTGTTCCAGTGCTGATAAATTGTCTACCCGATCTCTGGT of Sphaerodactylus townsendi isolate TG3544 linkage group LG03, MPM_Stown_v2.3, whole genome shotgun sequence contains these proteins:
- the OMD gene encoding osteomodulin, yielding MGILSPLLTLSLVFGALVLCQYDVNEFEDEFEDVLDNEYPSVFRLNPSVEFAVPYPEISAECAKECFCPPTFPRSMYCDHRNLRTIPSIPSHIQQLYLQYNEIEAVLLKSFENATALREINLGHNNIKSIMIDSGIFAKLSNLVELHLEHNLLEEIPFPLPRGLERLILGFNKISRISAQALKGLENVTMLDLCNNNLIDSEIKGKHFSSMQSLMQLNLCSNKLQYMPPELPFSLMYLALENNSISFIPNNYFQELPKLIALRMSYNNLHEVPYNVFNLTNLVELNLGHNKLQQIFYIPRSLQHIYLEDNDMEVINITLMCPSMNPLSLNHLTYIRVDQNKLTAPISTYAFFCFPHIRTIYYGEQKISSNQQTQLRTPVFRRYLTPEEYDEAEENYEDQDQEHGGRDEDYFDTYLY